A window of Clostridium taeniosporum genomic DNA:
TATCCATTTTTTTATTTAACTTTATTTTAGGTAAATTTATTACAAATTCACAACCTTTTTCATTATTATCCTTTAGATAAATCTCTCCATCATGAGAATCTACTATGTATTTTACTAAAGATAATCCTATTCCACTACCTTCAGCATTTCTTCTAAAAGATTTATCTACTTGAACAAATCTTTCGAAAATACTTTTTCTAAATTTTTTAGGAATACCTATACCATCATCTTTTATAATTATACTTAAATAATTATTATTTTTACTTTCAATTTTTACATATATATTTCCGTTATCACTAGTAAATTTAATGGCATTAGAAAGCAAATTTAGAATAGCCCTCTCTAAATTCTCAGGATCACATTTCATTTGAAGAAATTCGCAATCTGTATCAAAAATTACATTTCTTTTTTTTGCTTTTTCATATTCTGCTATTGACAAAGTAACATTTTCCACCAAACTTATAATTTCACAATTAACAAAGTTCATTTTAAAACAACCTGCATCAAACTTAGTAACATCTATAATATTATTTATTAATCTTAGCATTCTAGAACAGTTTTGCGAAATTGTATTCTTATATTTGCTATAATATTTTAGAAATTCCTCTTCATTATAATCATACATTTTTAATAACTGAAAAGATGATATAATTATATTAAGAGGAGTTCTAAGCTCATGAGAAATATTTGCAAAGAACTGTGTTCGCATTTCTTCTTCTTCTTTTAATTTATCCATTTCATTTTTTTGGCTAACAACCTCATAACTTAATTTTCTATTTTCCTTAGACTTAGTTATTATTTCTAAAAATAAACTTATTATTATTATAAAAAACCCCAAAGCTAATAAACATCTGTTTAGAGCATACATTCTATTTATATCTGTATATAAATTTTCTACCAAAAGTACTCTGCTTAAAAACATAACACTTAAACTAACAAATGTTATAAAATAATTAAATTTTCTTTCTTTAAAATACTTAACATAAACCTCCAAAATTAGTGAATAAGTTACTAAATTTATTACTTGTTTGATTAAAAAAAGAATATTTATATTACTTATATAATGATAATTTTCTGTTATATTTAAATCTGTAATTATACATATAGCATTAATAATTAATACAAAAACTATTCCAACAAATCTATTTTCGCATAGTAATTTAGTAATTTTATTTTTATTAAATATAGTTAAATATAATAATATACTTCTAAAAATAGATGTTAAACCTATAAAAACGGAATTTGAATGCATAAGTCCTATTATATCTGCATGTTTAATAAAAAATTCAACAAATATAAATTCTGAATATATGGATATATAATTTAATGAAAGCATATAAAAATAATCATCTTCATACAAATAATAATATAAAAAACAACAAAAGATCGATATAAAACCTATTATATAATTTATTCCTTTTATATCTTTAACAAGTGTTAACTCATTTAAATTAATATTATTAGCAATAACAATATTTAATTTAAAAATTAAATAAAAACTAATTAAATTTATTAATATAATTAATATTAGTTTTTTATTAATTCCTTTTATTTCTTCTTTCAGCAAGTTAAAGCCTCCCCGATCAACAAATTCAATATAATTTTTATATATAAATAAAAAACTAATTTTATAATTCCTATGAACTTAACTATAAGTACATTAAGTACATTTTAGTGATTTTTTTTACATCAATATCTATTTATATCAATATTTGTTGAAATTTCTTATAAACGCCTGTCCGTATTATAACATTAATTAACATTAATTTAAATAGTATTTTCATTTTTTTCAATATATCGTAAATTATATACATTAATTGAAAAATAAAAAGGTATCCTGAAAACTCCAGTATACCTTTTTAAAAATATATTTATTTTAATAATATTCTATTTAAAAATCTTTATTTTAAATTCTCACTCTCTATTTAATAAAAAAATTGTGAAATTGCTTCAATTATAATCTTAATATTAAACACACCTTTTCACAAATAAATACTTTACAATGATATTCCTTGTTGTAAACAAGTCTTTAAATCATCGTCTGGCTCACTTATTAATTGTAAATTAAATGTATCAACTAAATATTGAAGTACATTAGGACTAATAAAGGCTGGTAAAGTTGGACCTATAAACATCCCTTTTATTCCTAATGAAAGCAATGCCAAAAGATCAGCAACAGCTTTTTGTTCATACCAAGACAAAATTATTGATAATGGTAATCCATTAACATCTGTATCAAAAGCATCAGCAAGTGCTGTTGCAATTCTAACTGCAGAATATGCATCATTACATTGACCAACATCTAATAGTCTTGGTATTCCAGCAACCTCTCCAAATTCTAGTTTATTAAATCTATATTTACCACATGCAAGAGTAAGTATTATACAATCTTTTGGAACTTTCTCCGCAAATTCTGTATAATAATTTCGCCCCGGTTTAGCACCATCACATCCACCTACTAAAAAGAAGTGTCTAATCTTTCCTTCCTTAACTGCATTTACTATTGTTTCTGCATTACTTAAAGTGGCATGATGTCCAAAACCTACTAATATTTCACGTGGCTTTTCTGATTCCTTAAATCCACCAAGTTCTAATGCTTTTTCAATTATAGGAGTAAAATCTTTATACCCATTCTTATCTGCTTTTATATATTCAACTCCATCCCAACCAACTACACTTGTTGTAAATATTCTATCTTTGTATGTTTCTCTAGGTCTCATAAGACAATTTGTGGTCATAAGAATACATCCAGGAATTCCATCAAATTCTTTTTGTTGATCTTGCCAAGCCCCTCCATAATTACCTACAAGATGCTTATATTTTTTTAATTCTGGATATCCATGACTAGGTATCATTTCTCCATGAGTATATATATTAATTCCTTTTCCTTCTGTTTGCTTAAGTAACATCTCTAAATCTCTTAAATCATGGCCAGATACAATTATAAAAGGACCTTTTTTAATATGTACGTTTACCTTATGTGGCGTTGGATTCTTATAAGTTTCAGTATTAGCCTCATCTAATTTCTTCATTACTGCTACACTCATATCTCCAGTTCTCATAGTCATTCTAATCAGTTCTTCAACGCTTAAATTATCATTTGTTGTACATTCTAACCCTCTAAAGTAAAAGTTATCTACCTGGTCATCACAATATCCTAAAAATCTAGCTTGATGTCCATAAGCACTTATACCTTTTAAACCATAAATAATTGTTTGCCTAAGTGATCTTATATCTGCATCTATAGTTTGATTAAACATTATTCCTGCTCTTTTAGAATCCTTCAGCATTTCTTCCTTAGTATCACTTAAGTTATAAGTTGCTTCTTCTGAATATTCCTTATTATTTCCTACTTTATCTCTCAATTCTTCTTTAATTTTTTGAGATTCTTTAAGCATTTCTACATGAACTTCTGCATCAAAGTTAACATTAGTAAGTGTTGTAAATAATGAATTTTCTACAAAACTAACAATACTCTTATCTATGTTTTCTCCATTTTCTATAAGTTCCATTGCATAAATGCTTATACCTTTGCACTGATATATAAGTAAATCTTGAAGATTTGCTACTTCAGGCGTTTTACCGCATACTCCCATCTTAGTACAGCCTTTCCCCCCTGCTGTTTGCTCACACTGATAACAAAACATTGGATTTTCTTCCATGAATATCACTCCTAAAAAATTAGTATATACTAAGTATTCCACTTAATATAGATTGATATGTATAAAATAAAAAATCCTCAATAATTATTATTTGGAATTTGATTTTCCATTTTATTTGCTGATTATTAAAATTAATTAACTTAGTTATAATGATTCTTCTTTTATTTTTTTGAGTATTACTTTAGATTAGTATTACAAAATCATTTGTAAGCGTAAAAAAATTACTGTCTAGATAATACCAAACCTTCTTGTTAAAATTGCATTAAAATATAACAAGGAGGAATTGTTATGGTTAAAAAAGGAACAGATGTGAAATGGAGAGAACTTGTAGAGAAGTTTTCTTCTTACGAAGGGACGTTAGATAGTTTCTGTAAAGAAAATAGTATTAGTAGAAGTCAGTTTTACTATTACAGAAAGAAATTTGAGAAAGAGAATAATACGACATTTCAAGCTATAGCTTTAGAAAACAATAATACAAATATATTAACAGTAACTAATAATATTAAATCAGCTACTGAGATTAAGATAGAAATTGGCAAAGCTAAAATATTTATACCGGCTAATGAAATAGCTTTGTTATCAAATATACTTAGGGAATTTAGTAAAACATGCTTAATATAGATAAAGTAGATACTGTATATTTAGCTTGTGGTATAACAGATTTACGAAAAAGTATAGATGGTTTAGTTATGATCGTTCAAACACAGTTAAAGTTAGATCCCTTTGAAAAAGCTCTATTTGTCTTCTGTAACAGGTCGATGAATAGATTAAAAATATTACATTTTGATGAAGGTTTTTGGCTATATTATCATAGACTTGAAAATAATAGGTTGAAATGGCCTATGACTAAAGAAGAAGCAATGAAAGTAAATAAAGAAGAATTAAGTTGGCTACTTAAAGGATATGAAGTTAGAACTACATCAAAATTTAAGCCTATAAAAGAAAAAAATTGTTACTAAAACATTTGAAATTACAAATAGAAACTCTTGATTTAAAAGTGAGCAAGCTCTTCTAAAATCAAGGGTTTTATGGTATAATATACCTATAAAAATTGTTGAGAGGTAACAAAATGGATGGCTTAAATTTAAACAATCAACTTGATGAAAAAACACAGTTATTGATTTCGAAAATGGAAAGAGAAATTGAGTTAAAAGATTCAGAAATTCAAAATCTTAAAACTGAATTAGCATTTTTGAAAGGTCAAATTCTTAATAAAAATAGAAAGATATTTGGAAAATCTAGTGAACAGGTAGATTCTAATCAAATGTCTCTTTTTGACGATGCTGAAAATAACTGTGACTTTAAAATGGCTGAGCCAACAATGGAGGAAATTGCTTATACAAGAACTAAGTCATCTAAACACATTGGCAAGAAAGATAATTTAGCAAATTTAGAAAGAATCATTGTTGAACATAAGCTTGAAGAAAATGAAGCAATATGCAGCAAATGTAATAATTCTTTAGTTGTTATTGGACGTAAATCAAAGGAAGTATTAAAATACATACCAGCAAAACTTTATATAGAAGAACATATTACATATAGTTATGCTTGCAAATCTTGCGAAGCGGAAGCAGGTGTTGCAAACATAATTTCAACAAAATTACCTAATACTATATTTTATAAAAGTATGGCATCAAATGAATTAGTAGCTCATGTCATAAATATGAAGTATCAGCATGCAATGCCTTTATATAGATTAGAAACCTACTTTAAGATGCTAGGTGCAAATCTTTCAAGACAAACATTATCTAATTGGATAATGAATAGTGCTACTGAACTTCAAGTTGTATATGATATTATGAAAGAACAACTTTTAAAGAAAAATTATATACAAGCTGATGAGACTACCGTTCAGGTTATTAATGATAGCGGTAAGGATTCAAAGTCCAAGAAATATATGTGGTTATATAAATCTGGAGCTTTAAAAGATCCAATTATTTTATATGACTATCAGAATACAAGATCTAGCTCTTGTCCTAAAGAATTTTTGAAAGGATTTTCAGGATATCTTCAAACAGATGGGTATACCGGATATAATAGAGTCGAAAATGTGAAACGATTATATTGCCTAGCTCATATCCGAAGAAAATATCATGAAATAATAGTAAACTTAGATGAAGAAGCCCTAAAAAAATCACGTGCTATAATAGGGTTTAATTATTGTGAAAAACTTTATAAAATAGAAAAAGACTTAAGGGAAACTTATAGCAAGGACGAAGATTACTATAAAAAACGATATAAAATAAGGCTTAAAAAGTCAGCGCCAATTCTTAATGAATTTCAAGAATATGTGGAGAGAGAAATAAAAAATGCTCTTCCAAAAAGTCCGTTAGGTAAAGCTCTTGACTATACTAGAAAGCTTCTATCTGATATGAAAACACTTTTAGAAGACGGATCTTTAGAAATAGATAATAATGGAGCTGAAAGAGCAATAAAACCATTTGTTATTGGTAGAAAAAACTGGCTTTTCTCAAATACAGCAAAAGGTGCAAAATCAAGTGCTTTAATTTATAGCATAATTGAAACCGCTAAAGCCAACGGTTTAATAGTAGAAAAATATTTAGTATATTTATTTGATATGTTAGCTAATACAGAGTCTAAAGAAAAAGAAACTTTAAATAATTATATGCCTTGGTCAAAGGCTCTTCCCGACGTGTTGCGCATTAAGGTTGGTAAATAACTACTACTAAATATAATATTAAATTTTCAAACCCAACAGAAGCATTTTCCACTTCTATTGGGTTTATTTTATCATTATGGAATTATAATTGCTATGCGTCGAATTTTTGACCCTTACAATCATTTATAATAGTTAAATACTTCTATTTATGATTAAAGACTTATGAGTAAACAAATAGATGTGTTTACTCATAAGTCTTTTAATGAAATTCAAATAAAATTATTTTTTCTATAACTAAAACTCTATAGTTTCAGAAACAATTCCTTGTTCCCTCATCTCTTCAATAGCCCCTTTATATTCTTTTATTTCTGGTGCAACTTTAGAAGCTAATTCATAACAATATAAAGCCCTTTTTTCATCATCAAGATGATGATAACAAGCCGCCAATTTATTAAGTAACAAGTGATTATTTTTATCTATTTTAATTGACATCTTGTAATATTTAATAGCTAATTTATAATTAAGGCTTAGTTTATCACATTCTTTAAATTCTAGAACATTTTCTCTGTTCATATATATATTTCCTATACATTCATATACTGCACACATTAACATTCTATAATTATTTTTTTCTTCATCTGAAAATCTTTGTTCGCCTTTTCTAAAATAATCTAATGCCTTGTCAGTATCACCTAATTCTGCATAAGAAAATCCTATATACATAATACTTGTTGAATCTTTACTAAGTTCATAATATTTTTCAAAACATTTAATTGCTTCATCAAAATTTCTTGAAGCTCTATAAATAGTACCCTTTATAAAAAGTGCATAATAATTTTTAGGATTAAACTCTATTGCTTTTTCAACAAAGTATAATGATTTTTGAAATTTTCCTTTTTTAAAATCACTCATTGCAATATTATTTAAAACTTCTGATAATTCTTCTTCGGTTTTTATTGTTCCACCTGTTATATTGATTTTATTTTCTTTTAAAAAGTTATCTATTTTTTCCTTTAAGTTTTTTTTCATTATATTTTACACCTACTTTGGTATTTAATTTTTAATAATATTTTAACATAAAAGTAAATTCTTTAGTAAAAATATTACTAACAAAATGAATAATATTTTACTTTTTAGTAAAACTATACTTGGAGGTGTTTTTATGGTAAATCTAAGTATGAAAGAAAAAATGTTATTGCAAGATGAAAAAAGTCATGAAGAATTATGTATTGAAAAATATAATAGGTATTCTCAAAAAGCTTGCGATGCAGAACTAAAAAATTTATTTACTACTTTAGCTCAAAATGAACAACAACATTTGAATTCTATTAATCAAATGTTAAATGGTACAGTTCCTAGTGTAGGGCAAGGACAACAAAATCAAGGACAAAGTGGAATGCAAAATCAATCTACTAACCAAAGTCCTATTCAAAATATGAATAGTGCTACTTCTCAATTAACTCAAAATGATATAAATAATGATAAAATCTTATGTCAAGATTCATTATCTACTGAAAAGTATATATCATCTACTTATAATACTTCTATATTTGAATTTAGAGATAAAAATATGAGGCAAGTATTAAATCATATTCAAAAAGAAGAGCAAGAACATGGTGAACAAATTTATAATTATATGAGTCAACATGGAATGTACAATTAAATAAAACTTTAGTAAAACAAAAATGGATTCAAGAAGTTCGAATCCATTTTTGTTAAAAAATATAAGTTATTTGATTAACATTCTTAATAATTTTTCTAAACTACCTCTTTAATTTTATTTAATCCATCATTTTCATCTTTAATCTCTTTTAACACTTCCATACATATTACGTAGTATTTATATTTTTTATCATTTTCTCTAATACAATTATGTACATTAAATAAACTATTTATTAACATGATAACAAATATAATAAATGTACTCATAGCTATAATATAATTTTCAATATATTTTATAAAAAAACCACTTAAAAAAGCAGAAAGAACCATAACAAATATATTAAAATAATAACGTTTTTTTTCTAAATTATAAAAAATAAACCTTTCCTTTAAATATACTTTTTCTATATCTATATCTAAATTTTCATTTTTTAAATAATCCATCTTTACTCGCTTATAGATTTGTCTAATATCTTTTTCTTTATCTTTATACCTAATATAATCTAAATGTATATTTCCAAATGGTTTATTACCAATCGCATGCCTTCCCCTCATATTCTCATCTCCTATATATAGCACTTTTACTATATTATGTATTATTTTTGCAAAAAAATAAAGAGTAAATTTAAAATCACTCTTTATAATTCTTAAATTACTCACCGTATTTTTTGCTATATTTAACCTTAACTTTTATCTTTGGATGCTTTTCACAAAATTGGTGAATTACGTAATAACAGCTTGGACATGGTTCATGTTTAGTATATAAAATAAGGTTACCTTCATTATTTAAAGATTTTGCTTCTATCTTCCTGTGTATTTCTTCTAATATCTTTTTTTCACTATCATTAACTCTATTATAGCCTATCCCTAAATCACCTAATTTATTAACTTTACTACTTTTAAAAATTGCTTTTTCTGCTGGAATCACCTTGCAATATTCCTCTATATCATTACTTCCACTTATTGCTCTAAACTCTTTATTATCATATGTTGCCACAGCTATATTTATAGAATCTTGTAAAGTCTCACTTTGATTTATCTTAAAAGTTGACTTTTCTTTTTCATCAACTTTTATATATTTACTTATATTCTTTATTAATCGTTGAATTCTTGGTATGTTATTACTTAAATATTCATGATATTCCACAGACCCTTTCTTTGAAGAAATACATTTATAATCTATCCTTTTAGGAACATCTATAGATATTGTTTTAATTTTAGATTTTACATTGTATGTTTCTTTAAAATTTTTATTTCTAATGACAAGCATTTTTTTTAATAGCTCAATATCTTTTGCATAAAGATATTCCTTACTTATTTCTTTTTCTAAATTTTTTAATCTTCTATTATCTTTTTCATCTATTATTTCAGACACGTCTTTCTTTGTCTTTTTTATAACTTTTATAATATGTTCAACATTATCTCGAGATTTAGGTTCTCGCTCATATTCAATTCTATGTATATTTAATTTCTTTATTTTACTTATTTTTTCGCATAACTTATTATGTTCATTTTCAAATATTATCATCTTTTTTATATAATCAATTAAATCTTTAATATTATATACTTTATACGTAATTTCAGGATCATTAAGATTATCATATAAATGATCTACTAAAATATTATCTACTTTTAAAATACTTATTAATTCTTTTTTAAACTTGTCATCATCAAAACTGCTTATCTTATATCCTTCTCTTTTAAGTGCTTCTTTAAGTTCATCTAAATCATTTATCTTTATACGATCTCTTTTGGTTCTGTTTAATAAAAACTCATCTTTTATATTGCCTTCAATACTTCTGATACTATATCTTAAAGAATTGAAGGATTCTTTTTTCTGCACAACATTTCCTCCAAATTAACAATTTCTTAATTTATAATTTCTATTCTATTAATAAAATCATAGAAAACATGCTAACTTATATTATACATTTTATCTTATAATATACAATTCCTTGTAAATGCAAAATTAAAGATTGTTATTTAAAGCATTAATACCTATACATTAAATAATCTATGAAATATTTAAATGCATCTCATGTTAATGTTAATCCATAGTAAATAAGCCATTCTTAAAATCTTAAACTTCCTCTAATACAGTAATAGTAACACATTACAAAAATTTTACCAAGTGATTTTAAAATATTGAATAAGTCTTTTTTATATTTAATAAAACCTGTGTTTATAAGACTTTATACATATTTTTCCAAAATAATCACTTGGTAAAATATAAGATTTTTATTTAATTATATTATTTTTGTAAATCTAAATTTTTATTTGTAAATTTACAGGCAATATTCTTACTTTTTATGTCCTCATTAGAAACTGGTAATTTTCTTGCTAATAATACTGCAAGTATTGGCATTATAATTAAAGTACATAATGCTGTGTGTATTCCATAGTTATCTGAAATCCATCCAAGTATCGGTG
This region includes:
- a CDS encoding sensor histidine kinase — encoded protein: MLKEEIKGINKKLILIILINLISFYLIFKLNIVIANNINLNELTLVKDIKGINYIIGFISIFCCFLYYYLYEDDYFYMLSLNYISIYSEFIFVEFFIKHADIIGLMHSNSVFIGLTSIFRSILLYLTIFNKNKITKLLCENRFVGIVFVLIINAICIITDLNITENYHYISNINILFLIKQVINLVTYSLILEVYVKYFKERKFNYFITFVSLSVMFLSRVLLVENLYTDINRMYALNRCLLALGFFIIIISLFLEIITKSKENRKLSYEVVSQKNEMDKLKEEEEMRTQFFANISHELRTPLNIIISSFQLLKMYDYNEEEFLKYYSKYKNTISQNCSRMLRLINNIIDVTKFDAGCFKMNFVNCEIISLVENVTLSIAEYEKAKKRNVIFDTDCEFLQMKCDPENLERAILNLLSNAIKFTSDNGNIYVKIESKNNNYLSIIIKDDGIGIPKKFRKSIFERFVQVDKSFRRNAEGSGIGLSLVKYIVDSHDGEIYLKDNNEKGCEFVINLPKIKLNKKMDNFEYNLHKKDEIDSKILIEFSDIK
- the hcp gene encoding hydroxylamine reductase, which gives rise to MEENPMFCYQCEQTAGGKGCTKMGVCGKTPEVANLQDLLIYQCKGISIYAMELIENGENIDKSIVSFVENSLFTTLTNVNFDAEVHVEMLKESQKIKEELRDKVGNNKEYSEEATYNLSDTKEEMLKDSKRAGIMFNQTIDADIRSLRQTIIYGLKGISAYGHQARFLGYCDDQVDNFYFRGLECTTNDNLSVEELIRMTMRTGDMSVAVMKKLDEANTETYKNPTPHKVNVHIKKGPFIIVSGHDLRDLEMLLKQTEGKGINIYTHGEMIPSHGYPELKKYKHLVGNYGGAWQDQQKEFDGIPGCILMTTNCLMRPRETYKDRIFTTSVVGWDGVEYIKADKNGYKDFTPIIEKALELGGFKESEKPREILVGFGHHATLSNAETIVNAVKEGKIRHFFLVGGCDGAKPGRNYYTEFAEKVPKDCIILTLACGKYRFNKLEFGEVAGIPRLLDVGQCNDAYSAVRIATALADAFDTDVNGLPLSIILSWYEQKAVADLLALLSLGIKGMFIGPTLPAFISPNVLQYLVDTFNLQLISEPDDDLKTCLQQGISL
- the tnpA gene encoding IS66 family insertion sequence element accessory protein TnpA yields the protein MVKKGTDVKWRELVEKFSSYEGTLDSFCKENSISRSQFYYYRKKFEKENNTTFQAIALENNNTNILTVTNNIKSATEIKIEIGKAKIFIPANEIALLSNILREFSKTCLI
- the tnpB gene encoding IS66 family insertion sequence element accessory protein TnpB (TnpB, as the term is used for proteins encoded by IS66 family insertion elements, is considered an accessory protein, since TnpC, encoded by a neighboring gene, is a DDE family transposase.), whose translation is MLNIDKVDTVYLACGITDLRKSIDGLVMIVQTQLKLDPFEKALFVFCNRSMNRLKILHFDEGFWLYYHRLENNRLKWPMTKEEAMKVNKEELSWLLKGYEVRTTSKFKPIKEKNCY
- the tnpC gene encoding IS66 family transposase yields the protein MDGLNLNNQLDEKTQLLISKMEREIELKDSEIQNLKTELAFLKGQILNKNRKIFGKSSEQVDSNQMSLFDDAENNCDFKMAEPTMEEIAYTRTKSSKHIGKKDNLANLERIIVEHKLEENEAICSKCNNSLVVIGRKSKEVLKYIPAKLYIEEHITYSYACKSCEAEAGVANIISTKLPNTIFYKSMASNELVAHVINMKYQHAMPLYRLETYFKMLGANLSRQTLSNWIMNSATELQVVYDIMKEQLLKKNYIQADETTVQVINDSGKDSKSKKYMWLYKSGALKDPIILYDYQNTRSSSCPKEFLKGFSGYLQTDGYTGYNRVENVKRLYCLAHIRRKYHEIIVNLDEEALKKSRAIIGFNYCEKLYKIEKDLRETYSKDEDYYKKRYKIRLKKSAPILNEFQEYVEREIKNALPKSPLGKALDYTRKLLSDMKTLLEDGSLEIDNNGAERAIKPFVIGRKNWLFSNTAKGAKSSALIYSIIETAKANGLIVEKYLVYLFDMLANTESKEKETLNNYMPWSKALPDVLRIKVGK
- a CDS encoding tetratricopeptide repeat protein; translation: MKKNLKEKIDNFLKENKINITGGTIKTEEELSEVLNNIAMSDFKKGKFQKSLYFVEKAIEFNPKNYYALFIKGTIYRASRNFDEAIKCFEKYYELSKDSTSIMYIGFSYAELGDTDKALDYFRKGEQRFSDEEKNNYRMLMCAVYECIGNIYMNRENVLEFKECDKLSLNYKLAIKYYKMSIKIDKNNHLLLNKLAACYHHLDDEKRALYCYELASKVAPEIKEYKGAIEEMREQGIVSETIEF
- a CDS encoding spore coat protein; its protein translation is MVNLSMKEKMLLQDEKSHEELCIEKYNRYSQKACDAELKNLFTTLAQNEQQHLNSINQMLNGTVPSVGQGQQNQGQSGMQNQSTNQSPIQNMNSATSQLTQNDINNDKILCQDSLSTEKYISSTYNTSIFEFRDKNMRQVLNHIQKEEQEHGEQIYNYMSQHGMYN
- a CDS encoding deaminase domain-containing protein produces the protein MQKKESFNSLRYSIRSIEGNIKDEFLLNRTKRDRIKINDLDELKEALKREGYKISSFDDDKFKKELISILKVDNILVDHLYDNLNDPEITYKVYNIKDLIDYIKKMIIFENEHNKLCEKISKIKKLNIHRIEYEREPKSRDNVEHIIKVIKKTKKDVSEIIDEKDNRRLKNLEKEISKEYLYAKDIELLKKMLVIRNKNFKETYNVKSKIKTISIDVPKRIDYKCISSKKGSVEYHEYLSNNIPRIQRLIKNISKYIKVDEKEKSTFKINQSETLQDSINIAVATYDNKEFRAISGSNDIEEYCKVIPAEKAIFKSSKVNKLGDLGIGYNRVNDSEKKILEEIHRKIEAKSLNNEGNLILYTKHEPCPSCYYVIHQFCEKHPKIKVKVKYSKKYGE